One genomic region from Quercus robur chromosome 4, dhQueRobu3.1, whole genome shotgun sequence encodes:
- the LOC126722425 gene encoding uncharacterized protein LOC126722425 encodes MDLVKVSKQRLQVMRDDGWASLLAEVSLFCTSHDISILDMEAIFVVSGRPRRNTQQNTNLQHYRIELFYTVIDMQLQELNNRFSEANTDLLLCMACLNPSNSFVAFDKEKLIRLAEFYPSDFLETDILALDSQLQNYIFDMRSNDFFLELQGVSELVKKLVSTRKHETYPLVYLLVKLALTLPVATVTVERSFSAMKYVKNELRNRMGDQWMNDCLVIVATVCYVVNAWKMYNEVWLMKEYGEERSRIQVYKIDLRANTIASNLNSDFEYLNVYLKPLKFSRDSKKVLLVDCKNLFWYDIEKKRSKRLESQNLPVVFTPLTSIGSLLLLDGDSVIDPKEKKQKK; translated from the exons ATGGATCTTGTTAAAGTGTCTAAGCAACGGTTGCAAGTGATGAGAGATGATGGATGGGCATCTTTATTGGCTGAAGTATCTTTATTTTGTACCTCACATGATATTTCTATCTTGGACATGGAAGCGATATTTGTAGTTAGTGGGAGGCCGCGACGCAACacccaacaaaatacaaatttacaacaTTATCGTATTGAGTTATTCTACACAGTTATAGATATGCAACTTCAAGAGCTTAACAACCGCTTTTCTGAGGCGAATACCGATTTGCTACTTTGTATGGCTTGCTTGAATCCAAGTAATTCATTTGTGGCTTTCGATAAGGAAAAGTTGATACGTCTAGCTGAGTTCTATCCCTCTGATTTTCTTGAGACAGATATTTTGGCACTTGACTCTCAACTGCAGAATTATATTTTTGATATGCGCAGCAATGACTTCTTTTTAGAGCTTCAAGGAGTTAGTGAACTTGTTAAAAAGTTAGTGAGCACAAGAAAACACGAGACTTATCCATTAGTTTATTTGCTAGTGAAGCTAGCTTTGACCCTTCCAGTTGCTACTGTAAcagtagaaagaagtttttcagcAATGAAATATGTAAAGAATGAACTACGCAATCGAATGGGAGATCaatggatgaatgattgcttggttat AGTCGCCACTGTATGTTATGTTGTGAATGCTTGGAAGATGTATAATGAAGTATGGTTGATGAAGGAATATGGAGAAGAGCGTTCGCGGATACAAGTTTATAAAATTGATCTACGTGCAAATACAATTGCTTCGAATTTGAATTCGGATTTTGAGTATTTGAATGTGTATTTGAAGCCTCTAAAGTTTTCCAGGGACAGCAAGAAAGTTCTGTTGGTTGATTGTAAGAATCTTTTTTGGTAtgacatagaaaagaaaagaagcaagaGGCTTGAGAGTCAGAATTTGCCTGTTGTGTTTACGCCTCTAACTTCTATTGGGAGCCTTCTTCTGCTAGATGGTGATAGTGTGATTGATCCGAAGgaaaagaagcagaagaagtAG